AATCCTGGACGACCGGCGGAAGGGTTAAATGTTCTTCGAAAACCTCCGCATGGCCCTGCGCTCCATTGCCGCTCACAAGCTGCGCTCGGTCCTGACCACCCTGGGCATCATCATCGGTGTTGCTGCCGTCATTGGCGTGGTCTCCATCGTTCAGGGCTTAAACTTCTGGATTGCCGGGCAGTTGGAAGGTGTGGGTGCCACATACATCATGGTTTTCCCCGAACGGGACCCCAACAACCCCGATATTGCCGGAAGGGAAGTGCAGCTCACCTACGAAGACGGGCAAGCCATCCTGGAGCGGGTGCCGGAAATCGTGGCCTTTACCCCCATTTACTTCCAGGGTGAGCGGGTGCGCTACGGCAAGCGCACCTCCACGCCGTTCCTTTTGGGTGTGGGCGCCAGCTACCAGGAGGTGGTCAACCACTGGGTGGCCCGCGGTCGCTTTTTTTCCGATTTGGATTTGGCCAACCACGCTCGGGTTTGCCTGGTGGGGGAAAAGCTCATTGAGGACCTGGGTCTCGGGGCCGAGCCTTTGGGCAAGGACATCCAAATCGGGCGGGTGGTGTTTACGGTCATCGGCGTGATGGAGCAAAAAGGGCAGTTCCTGGGTCAGGACCGGGACCGCGTGGTGATCATCCCCTTTTCCACCGCCCGGGAAATTTACGGTGAAAACGCCGCCAAGCAAATCCGCCTGGACTTCAAGGCCCGCTCCCCGGAAGACGTGGATCGCGCCAAGGACCTCATGACCGATATTCTGCGACGGAGGCACGGCTTGCGGGCCGACCAGGGCAACGACTTCCGCATCATGCTGCAGGAGGAACTGCGCAAAACCACCTCCACCATTTTGGGCGGCATTACCCAGGTGGTCGGAGCGGTGGTGGGCATTGCTCTCCTCGTGGGCGGCATTGGCATCATGAACATCATGCTGGTTTCGGTCACCGAGCGCACCCGGGAAATTGGCGTGCGCAAAGCGGTGGGGGCCCGGAGGCGCGACATCCTGATGCAGTTCCTCATCGAGGCGGTGTTGCTTTCCGCCATTGGCGGGGCCATTGGCATCCTCTTCGGCTGGTTCCTGGGCTTTCTGGGTGCCAAGGCCATCCCCGGCTTTCCCGCCGCCCACGTGCCCCTCTGGGCGGTTTTATTGGGCTTTGGCTTTGCCTCGGCGGTAGGCATCTTCTTTGGCATTTATCCTGCCGCCAAGGCCGCTTCGTTGAACCCCATTGAGGCCCTACGCTACGAGTAGAGCCGAAAGCTTACCGGCAGGAGTAACCTAAGAGGCGGCTGCTGCCGCTTGCCCATCGGCCACTAGGGAGTAAATCCCGCCGGCGGTGAAGCGCACGACGTGCTCTAAGAGCTTGTCCCCATACGCCCGATAAAACTGTGCTTTCTTGGGCAAGAACCAATGAAGTTGCAAAACGTGAACCAGCTGTGCCACGAAGGAGTAGGCCACAAGCGGAACTTGAGCCTCATCCAATTCGGGCACAGCAGAAATCAGAGCTTTAGTTAAAAGCTCGTTTACCGGAGTCACCAATTCCCGTTGCATGACTTCCGTGGGCAAGAGCTGCTGTGCCATTTCCCGAAGCAAAAGCTGAAGACGAACCTCAGCCCTCTCCTCGGTAAGGAGAGGATCAAGGCAAGCCCGGGCAAAAGAGATCAACACCGCTTCCAGGGGGGGACGGCCGTTGTGTTCGGCCAGAACCGTCTGGAGGCTTGCCACCCGCCGCTGGGCCAGCTCGCGGAAGGTGCGGACCAGCACCACCTCGTAAAGCTTTTCCTTGCTGCCGAAGTGGTATGAAATACAGGCTACGTTGCAACGCGCCCCCTTGGCCAGCTCCCGCACCGTGGTATCGGAAAAGCCTTTGAGCGCAAAAAGCTCGGCAGCAACCTCCAGCAACCGCTGTCGGGTTTCCTCACCAACCGGTGGTGCAATCACACCTGCCCCCTTTCGAGAATAATTTTAATCAAACGATTGCTTAAAGTCAAACACGCAGGCCTTACAAGAGCGGCCCTGGTAAGCGGCGGTTTTCTCAGCGAAGCAGAGGCTGCAGCACCGCCACCCGCCAGGCCTCGGCGCAAGCCCATTTGAGCAGCACGTCAGCCACGCAAAGCGCAAGGCCGGCAAGCCACCAGCGCCGGTTGCGCTTGAGCGAGGCAAGCCCGCCACCAATGAGGGGCTCGCTGAGCGCCACGCCCAAAAGCAAAAAGCCCACCACCCGCAGCAGGGCCCAGGGGTGCCATCCGGCAACAAGGGCCCAGGGAGTTTGGCTCAAAAGCGCCAGGCCCCCGGTGTAGGCACCCATCCAGCCGAAAAGCACGGTGGCTAAGGCCAAGCCGCCCAGACCTCCGGTGGCCAGCGTGAGCAGCAGGAAAGCGGTCAGGTGAGTGAGGTGCTGGGGGATAAAGCAGGAAGGTGTGCTTTCGCAGCCCACCCCTGTTTGCACCCAGGCCAGCATGCCCTGGGCGTAGGTTTGCGCTCCCGGGAAAAGCCGGCCACACAACCCCGGCCAGCGGGTTTCCAGTAAGCCCAGGGCCAGGGCGAAAGCTACAAACCACGTCCCCACCGCCAGGGTTGCTGCCATGCGGCGTCCTTTCCCCAGAAACCTTCGCAAAGCAGCCCAGGGAGGGGCAGCGAGCAGCAAAACCAAAAGCCAGCGCATGGCCCTATTGTGATCGGCTTTGCCGTGGTGCGCTAGCCTTTCCCAACGGTGCGGGCGCTACAATGGCTTGGGAGCGAAGACCTCAAGGAGGACGATCTTATGGAGCTTGCCAAGCTTTTTTCCCAGGAAGGTGGGGAGGCCCTGCGGGCCGCCATCAACGCCCAGGAGCGGTGGCAAAAGGAAGCCGCCGGTTGGACGGCGGCTTTGGGGTTAGTGGTGGAGCAAAGCGCGGGCAGCCAGGCTTTGCTCGTGAAGCTGGAAAACGGCACCTGCCAGGAGGTACGGCCGGTTGCTGAGGCCGAGCTGGAGCACGCGGATTTCGTCCTCAGGGGCAGCGAGTCACTCTGGCGGGGCATCCTTTCCGGGCAGGTGGATCCGGTGGGAGCGGTGTTCATGGGCAAGCTGAAGGTTGCCAGGGGCAACGTCATGGCGCTTTCGGCCCGCACCGGTGCAGCCCGGCTGCTTCTGGAAACGGCCAAGGGCGTTCTCGAGGGCCTGGCGTGAACCCCTGGGAGGCCTCTTTCTCGGTGGAACGACAGCAGCGCGTGGTGATTGTGGGATCGGGGCTGGCGGGGCTCAGCTGCGCCCAGGCCCTCCTGGTAAAAGGCCTGGCGGTGACCATCCTTACCCCCGGTTACCTGGGCCGTGACGGTGCCAGCCAGCGGGTTCGGGCCCTGGCCCCGTGGATCTTGCTCAACGCACCGTGCCAGAGGGGGGATAGCCCCGATCGCTTTTTCGCCGACCTTAAGCGGGCAGGGCAGGGGATGCAGCGCCCCGGCCTGGCCGAGGTTTTCGCCGAAAAAGCGCCGCAAGCAGCGAAAGAGCTGGTGGAGCTTCTAGACCTGGAACCGCTGGACGACA
This sequence is a window from Thermoanaerobaculum aquaticum. Protein-coding genes within it:
- a CDS encoding ABC transporter permease is translated as MFFENLRMALRSIAAHKLRSVLTTLGIIIGVAAVIGVVSIVQGLNFWIAGQLEGVGATYIMVFPERDPNNPDIAGREVQLTYEDGQAILERVPEIVAFTPIYFQGERVRYGKRTSTPFLLGVGASYQEVVNHWVARGRFFSDLDLANHARVCLVGEKLIEDLGLGAEPLGKDIQIGRVVFTVIGVMEQKGQFLGQDRDRVVIIPFSTAREIYGENAAKQIRLDFKARSPEDVDRAKDLMTDILRRRHGLRADQGNDFRIMLQEELRKTTSTILGGITQVVGAVVGIALLVGGIGIMNIMLVSVTERTREIGVRKAVGARRRDILMQFLIEAVLLSAIGGAIGILFGWFLGFLGAKAIPGFPAAHVPLWAVLLGFGFASAVGIFFGIYPAAKAASLNPIEALRYE
- a CDS encoding TetR/AcrR family transcriptional regulator yields the protein MIAPPVGEETRQRLLEVAAELFALKGFSDTTVRELAKGARCNVACISYHFGSKEKLYEVVLVRTFRELAQRRVASLQTVLAEHNGRPPLEAVLISFARACLDPLLTEERAEVRLQLLLREMAQQLLPTEVMQRELVTPVNELLTKALISAVPELDEAQVPLVAYSFVAQLVHVLQLHWFLPKKAQFYRAYGDKLLEHVVRFTAGGIYSLVADGQAAAAAS
- a CDS encoding SCP2 sterol-binding domain-containing protein, with the translated sequence MRALQWLGSEDLKEDDLMELAKLFSQEGGEALRAAINAQERWQKEAAGWTAALGLVVEQSAGSQALLVKLENGTCQEVRPVAEAELEHADFVLRGSESLWRGILSGQVDPVGAVFMGKLKVARGNVMALSARTGAARLLLETAKGVLEGLA